One Micromonospora sp. FIMYZ51 genomic window carries:
- a CDS encoding ATP-dependent DNA helicase UvrD2: MVVNSPSERVLAGLDPEQRAAVTAQAGPVCVLAGAGTGKTRAVTSRIAYRALTGEISARHVLAVTFTARAAAELRHRLASLGVAGVQARTFHAAALRQVRYFAPRLLDGRAMPELLDSKVRLVTLAAARAGVRADRTAARDLAGEIEWAKSALVEPGEYVVAAAKALRETPYEPTKVAEVFGAYEKLKRSGGVIDFEDVLRAAVWGIEEHPDVAEQVRNQYRHFVVDEYQDVNPLQQRLLDAWLGGRDDLTVVGDASQTIYSFTGATSSYLVDFPRRHRGATVVRLVRDYRSTPQVVGLANAVISQARGTEARLRLELVGQRPAGPEPERRIFTDEPAEANAVAARCRALIDAGTPAREIAVLFRTNAQSEAYEKALGEAGVPYVVQGAERFFERVEVRQAMVALRAATRAVPGETPLPAAVVEALAGVGWAPEAPPAGGAARERWEALAALVQLAEEYAATPQLLPLGTAATVERPVTLADFTDELARRAAQQHAPTVEGVTLASLHSAKGLEWDAVFLVGLAEGTLPTTYARTAEQVEEERRLLYVGITRARQWLWLSYAASRSPGGRARRPCRFLPQLAPSGTTERAAGTRSAPGAPRRANRIVSCRICGTTLLAGPDRKLGRCATCPSDMDDELHERLREWRARVAGAQKVPAYVVFTDATLVALAERRPTRAEDLVAIAGIGPRKLGLYGEAVLALVKGAAVDEICPEKSF, translated from the coding sequence GTGGTGGTCAACTCCCCGTCCGAACGCGTGCTCGCCGGGCTCGATCCGGAGCAACGCGCGGCGGTGACCGCCCAGGCCGGTCCGGTCTGCGTGCTTGCCGGTGCGGGCACCGGCAAGACCCGGGCGGTCACGTCGCGGATCGCGTACCGGGCGCTGACCGGGGAGATATCCGCCCGGCATGTGCTCGCGGTCACCTTCACCGCCCGGGCCGCCGCGGAGCTGCGCCACCGCCTCGCGTCGCTCGGCGTGGCCGGCGTACAGGCGCGTACCTTCCACGCTGCGGCGTTGCGCCAGGTGCGGTACTTCGCGCCCCGGCTGCTCGACGGCCGGGCCATGCCCGAGCTGCTGGACAGCAAGGTCCGGCTGGTCACGCTGGCTGCGGCCCGAGCCGGCGTACGGGCCGACCGGACCGCCGCCCGGGACCTCGCCGGTGAGATCGAGTGGGCGAAGTCCGCCCTGGTCGAGCCGGGGGAGTACGTCGTGGCCGCGGCCAAGGCGCTGCGCGAGACACCGTACGAGCCGACGAAGGTGGCCGAGGTCTTCGGCGCGTACGAGAAGCTCAAACGCTCCGGTGGAGTGATCGACTTCGAGGACGTGCTGCGCGCTGCGGTCTGGGGCATCGAGGAGCATCCGGACGTCGCCGAGCAGGTCCGCAACCAGTACCGGCACTTCGTCGTCGACGAGTACCAGGACGTCAACCCGTTGCAGCAGCGGCTGCTGGACGCCTGGCTGGGCGGCCGGGACGACCTGACAGTTGTCGGCGACGCCAGCCAGACGATCTACTCGTTCACCGGGGCGACCTCGTCGTACCTGGTGGATTTTCCCCGCCGGCATCGCGGCGCCACCGTGGTCCGGCTGGTCCGGGACTACCGGTCCACCCCCCAGGTGGTCGGGCTCGCCAACGCGGTCATCTCGCAGGCACGGGGGACCGAGGCGCGGCTGCGGCTGGAGTTGGTCGGCCAGCGCCCGGCCGGTCCCGAGCCGGAACGACGGATCTTCACCGACGAGCCGGCCGAGGCGAACGCGGTCGCCGCCCGCTGCCGTGCGCTCATCGACGCGGGCACGCCGGCTCGGGAGATCGCGGTGCTGTTCCGCACCAACGCGCAGTCCGAGGCGTACGAGAAGGCGCTCGGCGAGGCCGGCGTGCCGTACGTGGTGCAGGGCGCCGAGCGGTTCTTCGAGCGGGTCGAGGTGCGCCAGGCGATGGTGGCGTTGCGCGCGGCCACCCGTGCCGTTCCCGGCGAGACCCCGCTGCCGGCGGCCGTGGTCGAGGCGCTCGCCGGCGTCGGCTGGGCGCCGGAGGCACCCCCGGCCGGTGGCGCCGCGCGCGAGCGGTGGGAGGCGCTCGCCGCGCTGGTCCAACTCGCCGAGGAGTACGCGGCCACCCCGCAACTGCTGCCGCTCGGCACGGCGGCCACGGTCGAGCGTCCGGTCACCCTTGCCGATTTCACCGACGAGCTGGCCCGGCGGGCGGCCCAGCAGCACGCGCCGACCGTGGAGGGGGTGACGCTTGCCTCCCTGCACTCGGCGAAGGGCCTGGAGTGGGACGCGGTGTTCCTGGTCGGCCTCGCCGAGGGCACGCTGCCCACCACGTACGCCCGCACGGCCGAGCAGGTCGAGGAGGAGCGGCGGCTGCTCTACGTCGGCATCACCCGGGCCCGTCAGTGGCTCTGGCTGTCGTACGCCGCTTCGCGGTCACCGGGCGGGCGGGCCCGGCGGCCGTGCCGTTTCCTGCCACAACTCGCCCCGTCCGGCACCACGGAGCGGGCCGCGGGCACCCGCTCGGCACCCGGCGCCCCGCGGCGCGCCAACCGGATCGTCTCCTGTCGGATCTGCGGCACCACCCTGCTCGCCGGGCCGGATCGCAAGCTCGGTCGCTGCGCCACCTGCCCCTCCGACATGGACGACGAACTGCACGAGCGGCTGCGTGAGTGGCGGGCCCGGGTGGCGGGCGCGCAGAAGGTGCCGGCGTACGTCGTCTTCACCGACGCGACGCTTGTGGCGCTCGCCGAACGGCGGCCGACCCGGGCGGAGGACCTCGTCGCGATCGCCGGTATCGGACCGCGCAAGCTGGGCCTCTACGGGGAGGCGGTACTGGCCCTGGTGAAGGGCGCGGCGGTGGACGAGATCTGCCCAGAGAAAAGTTTCTGA
- a CDS encoding mycoredoxin, with amino-acid sequence MLTMYSTPWCGYCHRLKSQLDREGIAYQVVDIEQDPAAAEFVMGVNGGNQTVPTLRFADGSALTNPSINQVKQHLASISA; translated from the coding sequence ATGCTGACCATGTATTCCACTCCCTGGTGCGGCTACTGCCACCGGCTGAAGTCGCAGCTCGACCGGGAGGGGATCGCCTACCAGGTGGTCGACATCGAACAGGATCCGGCAGCCGCCGAGTTCGTGATGGGCGTCAACGGCGGCAACCAGACCGTCCCCACGCTGCGCTTCGCCGACGGCAGTGCACTCACCAACCCCTCGATCAACCAGGTCAAGCAACACCTGGCCAGCATCAGCGCCTGA
- a CDS encoding MFS transporter: MRTVLSRPDFRLLFGGLLASMIAESILLLALAIWVKDLTGSDGLAGATIFVIIAPRVLAPLVGWFVDRYPRRPFFVVTNLAMALLLTPLFAVRDAGDMWIIYGVAALYGLSNLTVGAVLSRLVRELVPSELLGEANGVLQTVRQGLRLVGPLVGAGLYAVLGGWTLAAVGMAGFLIAAAVVGTLRPAESATSWADPSGTGAGAALAEANRADGGGIRRPGRPADEITPARRWLGELVAGLQHLTREPALRRALLGYGLGSLVMGFTESLIFAYADRGLGRDAAFVGVLVTVQGVGGLVGGLCSAAVLRRVGELGTLGVGVAFFGPAALMLAYPNLWLGFVAVLMAGVSLPLTLVGLHTLVQRRTPPELLGRVAAAAEAVIRCPQAFSIGMGALVVGVLDYRLVFALVGLATLVAGGYLWRGRHLSPPTRPRVPAPRAAMDGPPAERVVAGRSYRR; encoded by the coding sequence ATGCGCACCGTCCTGAGTCGCCCGGACTTTCGCCTGCTTTTCGGCGGGTTGCTGGCCAGCATGATCGCGGAGTCGATTCTGTTACTGGCGCTCGCCATCTGGGTCAAGGACCTGACCGGATCGGATGGGCTGGCCGGTGCCACCATCTTCGTGATCATCGCGCCGAGGGTGCTCGCGCCGCTGGTCGGCTGGTTCGTCGACAGGTATCCCCGGCGCCCCTTCTTCGTGGTCACCAACCTGGCGATGGCGCTGCTGCTCACGCCGCTGTTCGCGGTCCGGGACGCGGGCGACATGTGGATCATCTACGGGGTTGCCGCCCTTTACGGCCTGTCGAATCTCACGGTCGGCGCGGTGCTGAGCCGGCTGGTCCGGGAACTGGTGCCGTCCGAACTGCTCGGTGAGGCGAACGGGGTGCTGCAAACGGTCCGCCAGGGGCTACGCCTGGTCGGGCCGCTGGTCGGCGCCGGACTCTACGCGGTCCTCGGCGGCTGGACGCTTGCCGCCGTGGGGATGGCCGGCTTTCTGATCGCAGCCGCAGTGGTCGGTACGTTGCGCCCCGCCGAGTCGGCCACCTCCTGGGCCGATCCGTCCGGTACCGGGGCCGGCGCGGCACTGGCCGAGGCAAACCGGGCGGACGGCGGCGGAATCCGGCGGCCGGGCCGGCCTGCCGACGAGATCACCCCGGCTCGCCGCTGGCTGGGAGAACTGGTCGCCGGGCTCCAGCACCTCACCCGTGAGCCGGCGCTGCGGCGAGCGTTGCTCGGCTACGGCCTCGGCTCGCTGGTGATGGGCTTCACCGAGTCGCTGATCTTCGCGTACGCCGATCGAGGGCTCGGCCGGGACGCGGCCTTCGTCGGCGTGCTGGTCACCGTGCAGGGCGTCGGCGGGCTGGTCGGTGGCCTCTGCTCCGCCGCCGTGCTGCGCCGGGTCGGCGAGTTGGGCACCCTCGGCGTCGGTGTCGCGTTCTTCGGGCCGGCCGCGCTGATGCTGGCGTACCCGAATCTGTGGCTCGGCTTCGTGGCGGTGCTGATGGCCGGGGTGTCCCTGCCGCTGACCCTGGTCGGGCTGCACACGCTGGTCCAGCGGCGGACGCCGCCCGAGCTGCTCGGCCGGGTGGCGGCAGCCGCTGAGGCCGTGATCCGCTGCCCGCAGGCGTTCTCGATCGGCATGGGCGCCCTGGTCGTCGGCGTGCTCGACTACCGGCTGGTCTTCGCGCTGGTCGGCCTGGCCACCCTGGTCGCCGGCGGCTACCTCTGGCGTGGCCGGCACCTGAGCCCGCCGACCCGCCCGCGTGTCCCCGCGCCGCGTGCGGCAATGGACGGTCCTCCGGCCGAGCGGGTCGTCGCCGGCCGGAGCTACCGGCGCTGA
- a CDS encoding helix-turn-helix transcriptional regulator: protein MPPAAPSPIRRRSRLGTELRQLREAAGLTGDQVIDRIGWASASKLSRLENGRSRPDPQDVQRLLDLYGASEAKQKKLLGFTHEAADMRGWLKKFPAMTQQQRGFAELEAGCAEISEYGPVLVPGLLQTTGYARLRISSAQQIDQEAGEPEIGEDTEAEIAARLARQELLKQDTDPPHYTAVLEEAALSSRAGPPDVLREQVNQLRELSMLPNVTLHVLLRETPLDQQWYLPPTAFSLYRFTDPQDPETLAIEGGFTDVMSTEVIALNRYKVVFERLRTAALSEQDTYHWLTKSLGRLSGTATPSNLASGSATAPAQRRGSSGRLTER, encoded by the coding sequence GTGCCTCCAGCCGCACCCAGCCCGATCCGGCGGCGTTCCCGGCTCGGCACTGAACTGCGCCAGTTGCGCGAGGCTGCCGGCCTCACCGGTGACCAGGTCATCGACCGAATCGGGTGGGCCTCCGCCTCCAAGCTGTCCCGTCTGGAGAACGGTCGCAGCCGGCCCGATCCGCAGGACGTGCAGCGCCTGCTCGACCTGTACGGCGCCAGCGAGGCGAAGCAGAAAAAGTTGCTCGGTTTCACCCACGAGGCCGCCGACATGCGTGGCTGGCTGAAGAAGTTCCCGGCAATGACCCAGCAGCAGCGCGGCTTCGCCGAACTGGAGGCGGGCTGCGCCGAGATCTCCGAGTACGGCCCGGTGCTCGTGCCGGGACTGTTGCAGACCACCGGGTACGCCCGGCTCCGGATCTCCTCGGCGCAACAGATCGACCAGGAGGCCGGTGAGCCGGAGATCGGTGAGGACACCGAGGCCGAGATCGCGGCCCGGCTGGCCCGACAGGAACTGCTCAAGCAGGACACGGACCCGCCGCATTACACGGCGGTGCTGGAAGAGGCAGCGCTCAGCTCCCGGGCCGGCCCGCCCGACGTGCTCCGGGAGCAGGTCAACCAGCTGCGTGAGCTCTCCATGCTGCCAAACGTCACGCTGCACGTACTGCTCCGGGAGACCCCGCTCGACCAGCAGTGGTACCTGCCGCCCACCGCTTTCTCGCTCTACCGGTTCACCGATCCACAAGATCCGGAGACGCTGGCCATAGAAGGTGGATTCACCGACGTCATGTCGACCGAGGTAATCGCCCTAAATCGCTATAAAGTGGTGTTCGAGCGGTTACGCACGGCGGCGCTCTCCGAGCAGGACACCTACCACTGGCTGACGAAGTCGCTGGGACGGCTCTCCGGCACGGCGACCCCGTCCAACCTGGCCAGCGGCTCGGCAACGGCGCCGGCCCAGCGTCGCGGATCCTCCGGGCGTCTGACGGAGCGGTGA